A region of the Arthrobacter sp. FW306-07-I genome:
GGCCGGCCTGCATCGCAGGCCGGCCCTAGCTTCATGAGGCCGGCCCTAGGTTCATGAGGGCACCGATGCCTATGCGGGCATCAGGATGTCTGTTCGTTCACGGAGCCACCGTCCCCTGCCCGGTCCCCGTGACGGTCTTCCGGGCTGGCCAGGGGAGTGTTGCTTTGCCTGGATTGCCCGTGCTGGAGCTGCAAAGCGCAGTGGATGAGGGGGAAGTGGCTGAAGGCCTGCGGGGTGTTGCCCAGTTGCCGCTCGTTCTTGGGGTCCCACTCCTCGCTGAGCAGGCCCACGTCATTGCGGAGGCTGAGGAGGCGTTCGAAGAGTTCCTCGGCCTCGCTTCGCCGGTTGATCCCCAGCAGGGCGTCAACCAGCCAGAAGGAGCAGGCGAGGAAGACCCCTTCGGTCCCGGGGAGGCCATCATTGCTCGCCTGTGGGCGGTAGCGGAGGACAAAACCGTCTTCGGTGAGGTGCTGCTGGATGGCCTCGACAGTGCCGATCACGCGGGGATGGTCGTGGGGCAGGAACCCCACGCGGGGGATCAAAAGGAGGCTCGCGTCCAGCTCGTTGTTTCCGTAGGACTGGACAAAGGTATTGCGCTCGCTGTTGAAGCCGTGCGTCATGACGTCTTTATGGATGGTGTCGCGCAGCGCGGACCAGCTGTCTTCCGGGCCTGGCAACCCGGAGTGCCTGATGCCCTTGACCATGCGGTCCGCCGCCACCCAGCACATGACTTTTGAATGGGTATTGTGGCGGCGGGGACCGCGCATTTCCCATAGCCCGTTGTCGGGCTGGTCCCAGGCTCCCTCCAGGTACTCCATGAGGGCCACCTGGATGTCCCAGGAGTCATCGACAGTGTCCGGAAAGGCGGCGCGGGTCAGGGAGAGCCCGTCCAGGACCTCGCCCCATACATCCAGTTGCAGTTGGGGTGCGGCGGCGTTTCCAATCCTGACCGGTTTGGAACCTTCGAACCCTGCAAGCCACGGCAGTTCCGTTTCCGGGAGGCGGCGGGTGCCGTCGATGCCGTACATGATCTGCAGGTCGGCGGGGTCGCCCGCGACGGCACGCAGCAGCCATTCCCGCCACGCCGCCGCTTCCTCGGTGTAGCCTCCGGCAAGCAGCGACTGCAGCGTCAGGGTCGCGTCGCGAAGCCAGCAGAACCGGTAATCCCAGTTCCTGGATCCACCGGGGTCTTCCGGCAGGGAAGTTGTGGGAGCTGCGACGATGCCACCCGTGGGGGAGTAGATAAGCCCCTTGAGGGTGATCAACGAACGTTCAACCGCATCCTTGTACTTTCCCTCCATCCGGCTGCGGCCGATCCAGTTCAGCCAGAAGTTCTCCGTTGTTTCCAACGCCTTGTCCGGGTCGGTTTCCGGCGGGGCAGGCTTGCTGCTGGGAACCCACCGCAGCACGAAAGGCACTTTTTCACCCGCCTGCACTGTGAAGTCACTGACCGTGCGCATGTCCCGGCCCTTGAGCGGGGCGGGGGTGGTGAGGTACGCGGCGTCCGGGCCCGCGATGGCGGTCAGGCGATGGTCTTTGCGCCTCACCCAGGGAACGATGTGGCCGTAATCGAAGCGCAGGCATAATTCCCCGTACATCTGCACGCTGCCGCGAAGGCCCTCGACAACACGCACCACGTCGGCGCCGTCGTCGCGGACAGGCATGAAGTCAGTGACCCTGACGCTTCCTTGGGAAGTTTCCCACTCGGTTTCAAGGATGAGCGTTCCCGGGCGGTACCAGCGGCGGGTGCACCGTCCTTCCCCGGCGGGTGCCAGCAGCCAGCGCCCCGCGGCAGGGGTATCCAGCAGGGCAGCGAAGCAGGCCGGGGAGTCAAAGTTCGGCAGGCACATCCAGTCGATCGAGCCGCTGGTACTGATGAGGGCAGCCGTGTGCAAGTCCCCCAGGAGCGCGTAATCACTGATATCCGACATGGGTGCCCTCCTTGGCCGTACCGGTAAATGATTGAGCCGGCAGGGGCCCAAGCAGGCGACTGGGCCGCCGGGCAGCCCGGATTGCCACGAGCACCACCATTGCCAGCCCTATGGCAAGCAGAACGATACGGCTCCCACCTGTGGTCCGGGATACGGTGACGCGGTGGTCGGCGGTGCCGGGGTGGGTGATTTCGTTGGCTGGCACTTCCCATTCAGCCGGGGGAGGGAAGGTTCCGGCCGGGAGTTTCTCCTGGCGCAACTGCCGACGGAAGGCGAGGCGCTTCCGGACGTTCTTGTTAGGGGCCGGCATGGCATCGTCTGCCGCGATTGCTGCCGGGAAGTCGATGATGTAAGGCTCGCCGTAGAAGGCCGAGGAGGCTACCGACTCCAGCCAGGTGCCCGGGGGTGCCTCGACGCCACGGGCTGCGAAGGCAGAGCGCAGGCTTTCCTGAATCTCGTCCAGGCTTTTGCCCTGCGCGTCCTTGGTGACGTCGAAGATGGCCAGCTGGAGCTGCAGTTTGGCATCTGCGCCAGGGTCGGTGGCACTGGGGTCCTGGCCTGTAGGGTCTGGGTTCAGCGGCTCGGGGTTGGCGCGGCCAGCCTTGCCGGGATTGCTACTCATTGGGGTCCTTTCGGTCGTGTTTCAGCCGCCTACCTGGTCGACAGTGAAGGCAGCCAGGAATCCGGCGGCGGCGATGAGGCCGGTGAGCAGGTGGTGTTCTTCGAAGGCTTCGGGGATCATCGTGTCGGCGAGCATGGCCAGGATGGCTCCTGCTGCTACCGCAGTGATGAAGGCGACGACTTCGGCAGGGGCGTCCTGCAGGACCAGGAACCCGACCAGCGCCGCAATCCCTGAGAGCACGGCGATGCCCACCCAGACTCCGAAGACATATTTGGCGCTGCGGCCGGCTTTCTTCATGCCGGCCGTGCTGGAGAGGCCTTCGGGGACGTTGGAGATGAAGACGGCGGCCAGCATGGCCGGGCTGACTGCACCGGCGGTCACCAGTCCGACGCCGAGGACCACCGATTCCGGGATACCGTCCAGCAGCGCCCCGACGGCGATGGCGGTCCCGCTACCTGGTTTTTGCTGCTCCGACGGCTGTTTCCCACCCGAGCGTTTGCGGTGCTCGGCGCCTTTGCGGGCCAGCAGGGCGTTGGCGGCAACGTAAACGACGGCGCCGGTGGCGAAGCCCCCGATCGTGGGCCAGAGACCACCGCCGTTGACTGCTTCTTCCACCAGCTCGAAGGCGAGGGCTGAGATCAGCACGCCCGCGCCGAAGGACATCACGGAGGACACTACTTTGGACGGAATCTTCCATTTCCATGCCATGGCGCAGCCGACCACCAGAGCCCCGCCGGCGATGGTGCCCCACATCCAGGCCAGCAACCATGCCGGCATTACGAGGCACCGGCCAGAAGGCAGTGCTGCTGTTCACGGTTCGGGTTATTCACGGGGACGAGTCCTTTCCTGTTGGTCAAACATGTCAGCGGACCCGGTATTCGTCGGCCTCAGTCGTGCGCAGAGACAGCCCGTTGCCGGGCCCGTCGCCAGGTTGCAGGACTCCGCCGTCGGGGTCGAGCGTTCCGTCAAACAAGAGGTTCTCGATCCGGACGTGGTCGTGGAACCATTCCAAGTGGCGGAAGTTGGGAGTGGCGGCGGCGACGGCGGCGCTCAGGTGGGGCGCGCAGTGGCCGGAGACTTCCAGGCCGTGGGCAGCAGCGACGGCGGCGATGCGCAGCCACTCGGTGACGCCGCCGCACCTGCTGACGTCCGCTTGCAGGCAGTCGATGGCATCCGCGGCGCACAGGCGTTGGAAGTAGGGGAGACCGGTCCCGTATTCGCCAGCTGCCACGTCGGCGTCCACCGCGTCCCGCACCACCCGGAGCCCGGCCAGGTGGTCGCTTGAGACGGGCTCCTCGAACCACGTCACGTTCTCCGCTGCAACCTCGCGCATGACGCGGACAGCCTGTTTGTCGGTATAGGCGCCGTTGGCATCGACAAACAGTTCCACGTCAGGGCCGACGGCGGAACGCGCCTGGCGGATGCGCTCCAGGTCGCGGGGAACGTTGCTTCCGTTGTCCTGGCCAATCTTGATCTTCACGCGCGGGATGCGTTGGCCGTGGGCCCAGCCTTCCAGCTGGGTGCGCAGCTGCTTTTCCGAATAGGTGGTGAACCCGCCGCTGCCGTAGACCGCCACGCTGTCCCTGACCGAGCCGAGGAGTTTGTGCAGCGGCAGGTCCAGGAGGCGGGCCTTCAGGTCCCAGAGGGCACAGTCGACGGCGGAGACGGCGTAGGATGCCAGCCCCGTGCTGCCGGGGTTGCGCACCGTCCGGGCCATCGCCGCCGCAGCGGCCGGCACGTCCAGGGCGTCAACGCCGTGCACGGCTGGGCCGAGGAGCGCTTCCACCAGGTCCGCTGTGGCGGCCGGTGCGTACGTCCATCCCAGGCCCGTCTTCCCGCCAGCCGCGGCCTGCACCAGCACCATCGTGGTGGAGTCCCAGCTGAAGGTGCCATCCGCTTCCGGCGCATCCGTGGGAACTGTGTACACCGCGGCATTGAGGGCCGTGACGGGGGCCTCCCCGGATCCCACCCTTCAGCCCTCCTTGTGCGGCAGGAATTCCTGGATCTTGGTCTTGACGCCCTCCTTGACCACGCCCCAGGCACTGTCATCACCCTTGACCATGGCCTCGGCAGTCTTCCGCGCCTGTTCAAGGGTGGCGTGTGGTGGAATGGGCGGAATGTCGGGGTCGGTGCGGACGTCCAGGAGTGTGGGCCTGTCCGCGGCGAGGGCTTTCTCCCAGGCCGGTCTGACGTCGTCGGGATTGTCCACGTGGATACCCTGCAAGCCCAGGCTTTCGGCGAACCCGGCGTAGTCCACGTCCGGGAGCGCCTGGGATTCGCGGAAGGCGGGCACACCGCCCATGGCCCGCATTTCCCAGGTGACCTGGTTGAGGTCGTTGTTGTGCAGGACGGCCACCACCAGGCGGGGATCATCCCATTCGTGCCAGTAGTGCTTGATGGTGATCAGCTCGGCGAGCCCGTTCATTTGCATGGCACCGTCACCGGCGAAGGCGATCGCCGGCCGGCCGGGGTGGGCAAACTTGGCACCGATAGCGTAGGGAACCCCGGGCCCCATGGTGGCCAGGTTGCCCGACAAGGAGCCCCGGACCTCTCCCCGGAACTTCAGCTGCCGGGCGTACCAGTTGGCTGAAGAGCCGGAATCGGCGCTGAGCATGGCGTTGGCCGGAAGCCGGGTGGAGAGCTCGGCGAACAGCCGCATGGGATTGACGGGATCGGCGCTGACCATGGCCTCATCGTGCATGGTTTCCCACCAACGGCTGATGGACGATTCCAGGTTTTCCTGCCAGGACCGGTCCGGCTTGCGCTCCAGGTGTGGGATCAGGGCCCGCAATGCGGTGCCGGCGTCGGCCACGATGTTGAACTCGTTCGTGTAGCGCAGCCCGATCATCTTCGGGTCCACGTCGATCTGCACCCCGCGGGCCTGGCCGGGTTCGGGCAGGAACTGGGTATAGGGAAAACTGGAGCCCACCGTCAGCAGCGTGTCGCAGTCGCGCATCATCTCGTAGCTCGGCCGGGTGCCCAGGAGACCGATGGAACCCGTGACGTACGGGAGGTCATCGGGCAGCGAATCCTTGCCCAGGAGCGCCTTCGCCACTCCCGCGCCCAGCAGCTCTGCCACTTCCCGGACCTCGGCCGCTGCGCCCCGCGCACCCTGGCCAATGAGGATGGCCACCTTGGAGCCTTCATTCAGGAGCTGGGCGGCACCGCGGATTGACTCACTGTCCGGCTGGATATCCGGCCAGCGGATTCCCACGCTGGAGGGGACCATCTTGAATTCGTGCGTGGGTGCCGCGTATTCGAGCTCCTGGACGTCGGAGGGGATGATGACGGCAGTAGGAGCCCGCTGCGCCTCCGCGATCCGGATGGCGCGGTCGATGACGTTGGGCAGCTGCTCTGGAACCGTAACCATCTGGACGTAGTCCGAGGCGACGTCCTTGAACAGGGTCAG
Encoded here:
- a CDS encoding glycoside hydrolase family 15 protein, which produces MSDISDYALLGDLHTAALISTSGSIDWMCLPNFDSPACFAALLDTPAAGRWLLAPAGEGRCTRRWYRPGTLILETEWETSQGSVRVTDFMPVRDDGADVVRVVEGLRGSVQMYGELCLRFDYGHIVPWVRRKDHRLTAIAGPDAAYLTTPAPLKGRDMRTVSDFTVQAGEKVPFVLRWVPSSKPAPPETDPDKALETTENFWLNWIGRSRMEGKYKDAVERSLITLKGLIYSPTGGIVAAPTTSLPEDPGGSRNWDYRFCWLRDATLTLQSLLAGGYTEEAAAWREWLLRAVAGDPADLQIMYGIDGTRRLPETELPWLAGFEGSKPVRIGNAAAPQLQLDVWGEVLDGLSLTRAAFPDTVDDSWDIQVALMEYLEGAWDQPDNGLWEMRGPRRHNTHSKVMCWVAADRMVKGIRHSGLPGPEDSWSALRDTIHKDVMTHGFNSERNTFVQSYGNNELDASLLLIPRVGFLPHDHPRVIGTVEAIQQHLTEDGFVLRYRPQASNDGLPGTEGVFLACSFWLVDALLGINRRSEAEELFERLLSLRNDVGLLSEEWDPKNERQLGNTPQAFSHFPLIHCALQLQHGQSRQSNTPLASPEDRHGDRAGDGGSVNEQTS
- a CDS encoding ZIP family metal transporter; translation: MPAWLLAWMWGTIAGGALVVGCAMAWKWKIPSKVVSSVMSFGAGVLISALAFELVEEAVNGGGLWPTIGGFATGAVVYVAANALLARKGAEHRKRSGGKQPSEQQKPGSGTAIAVGALLDGIPESVVLGVGLVTAGAVSPAMLAAVFISNVPEGLSSTAGMKKAGRSAKYVFGVWVGIAVLSGIAALVGFLVLQDAPAEVVAFITAVAAGAILAMLADTMIPEAFEEHHLLTGLIAAAGFLAAFTVDQVGG
- a CDS encoding enolase C-terminal domain-like protein; translated protein: MGSGEAPVTALNAAVYTVPTDAPEADGTFSWDSTTMVLVQAAAGGKTGLGWTYAPAATADLVEALLGPAVHGVDALDVPAAAAAMARTVRNPGSTGLASYAVSAVDCALWDLKARLLDLPLHKLLGSVRDSVAVYGSGGFTTYSEKQLRTQLEGWAHGQRIPRVKIKIGQDNGSNVPRDLERIRQARSAVGPDVELFVDANGAYTDKQAVRVMREVAAENVTWFEEPVSSDHLAGLRVVRDAVDADVAAGEYGTGLPYFQRLCAADAIDCLQADVSRCGGVTEWLRIAAVAAAHGLEVSGHCAPHLSAAVAAATPNFRHLEWFHDHVRIENLLFDGTLDPDGGVLQPGDGPGNGLSLRTTEADEYRVR
- a CDS encoding thiamine pyrophosphate-requiring protein; its protein translation is MATTVADYLLSRLGEWGVDKVFGFPGDGINGILAAFGKAGNQPKFIQARHEEMAAFEAVGYAKFGGRAAICMATSGPGAIHLLNGLYDAKLDHVPVVAIVGQTARSAMGGSYQQEVDLLTLFKDVASDYVQMVTVPEQLPNVIDRAIRIAEAQRAPTAVIIPSDVQELEYAAPTHEFKMVPSSVGIRWPDIQPDSESIRGAAQLLNEGSKVAILIGQGARGAAAEVREVAELLGAGVAKALLGKDSLPDDLPYVTGSIGLLGTRPSYEMMRDCDTLLTVGSSFPYTQFLPEPGQARGVQIDVDPKMIGLRYTNEFNIVADAGTALRALIPHLERKPDRSWQENLESSISRWWETMHDEAMVSADPVNPMRLFAELSTRLPANAMLSADSGSSANWYARQLKFRGEVRGSLSGNLATMGPGVPYAIGAKFAHPGRPAIAFAGDGAMQMNGLAELITIKHYWHEWDDPRLVVAVLHNNDLNQVTWEMRAMGGVPAFRESQALPDVDYAGFAESLGLQGIHVDNPDDVRPAWEKALAADRPTLLDVRTDPDIPPIPPHATLEQARKTAEAMVKGDDSAWGVVKEGVKTKIQEFLPHKEG